TGTTTCGCATCGAATTTCATCCGAAAGGGGTTGCGTAGTCCCCAAGCCACCAGTTCCAAATTTGAACCATCAGGATTTGCGCGCAAGACACTACCCGTAGCAAGAGCAATTCCTTTGACTTTTTCGTTCGGTTTGGAGGGGATTCCAAATGGTGAGTACGCTCCCGTGTAGGCACGTTCTCCAACTGCTTTGGGCGTACGTATATCCGCAGTTGCAAAGTTTTGCCCCACCAAGCGAATGGATTGACCAGGGTAGTCATGGAAAAAAGGGTATTTCGATACCCAGTCGTTGTCTTCACCAACGACTCCAGAATTGGTCGGGTTACCTTGACCGAAATACATTTTTCCATCCCTGCCAAAGACCACTTGATTGTTGTGATGGTCACCGTGACTTGGCAATCCCGTTAAAATATCCTCTTTTTGACCATCTGGTCGCACTATCGTGACGCAGCCACGGTGGGATACGTAGATGTTATTTCGATAATATTGAATTCCTGTGACTGGCGGAGTAAATCCGTCGGCAATGACCTCAAATTCATTGCCTGTGCGCTTCAGTATTTTTCCGTTACCGTCACTCACTCCGGCATCTGCTAAATACATTTCTCCAGTCGGAGAAAATACCAGGTTAATCGGTGTTGTCAAATCTTTGGCGAACACATCAATGTGATAACCAGCAGGCAGTCCAATGTCTCCCGGATGCAGTTTTCTCTCCGAGTTCACTATCCCCACCTCCACCACTAAGTGATTTATGTTTATGTTCGACCTCGCTGTATTAACCAATCACGGTTTCACAACTCCATCCTAAAACACGCTCGGTAAAAAGCGGACGTTACTTGACCACAAGGATGTTCGTGGCTGCCTTCTCGATGAGTTCGTCACTCATGTTCGAAAACAGAAGACTCTCCAACAAACCTTGCTCTCGACGGCATAGGATAATGAGGTCGATGCGTTCCTTCGCAGCGTATTGAACGATTTCCTGAACTGGATTACCAGTTTTGAGCGCCGTCTGACAGCAGAGTTTCATTTTCCCGAGTGACTCTCGCCCACGTTCCAAAATACGCAGTCCCTCTGGTTCCACTTCGGGAGTCACAACCACCGCATCCAGCCCCACCGCTGTGTTATACACCAAGGTTTGGACGTACAACAAAGTGATGTGGCTATTCAACAGCAGGGGGTTTAGGAACTTCAGCTCGTTGAGCACTTTGTCGACTGATTGTTCAGTATTGATTGGGATGAGTATCTTACCAGGCATATCATCATCTCGTTCCATTTGACGTTAGGTTCCCTTTGACGTTAGGTTCACTCTTCTTCGGTCAATTTGGAGCTTTCTTCTGTTTTTGAATGTGTAGCAGGACAAGCATGAGAACGAGTGAAATCGCACGAGCCCGTTTCACAGCAGCCGGATGAACTCCGGTTTCGACAGAGAACTCATGCATCTCGACGTTTGGCAACGCATGATTTGACAATTTTCTCACCTCTTCTCACTTTTGCTCGCCCTCAATTCCCCTCCCCTCCCCTGCCATACACAAAGACGCCGAGGTACCAGAAGGTAACCCTAATAAACAGAAGATGGTGATAACCGATGGTTTCATCCATCAAGCGCGTGCGGGTTACCCGTGTACCCGCCATCAAGCGCTTGCCGGTTACCCGCGTACCCGCACGCCGCACGCCCTGTCTGCTTATTCTTCGCATGCATAGTGTGTAAGGTGTGCGACGCGCACGGAAAAGGATGATGTCGATGAACAGCTTGCCAAAGACTGTAGGAGTTGCGGATACGGTTCAGAACTGCGCCGGCGGCCCGTTGAACACCAGTTCACTCTGTCAACCATACCTGGAAGCAGACACCTTTCAGGAATACACATCCCTACAAATCTCAAAAAGCCCCCGTCGAATGGACAAGCCGTAGGCATTATTTTTCTCATTTCTCGTTTTGAACCGTGGTCCCCCCACAGCACGAACCCGTTCTGTCATGGACAAACAAATTCCGTTCCACAATATGGATAAGGGAGTGTTTGTGATGGAGCACAATACTGACGTAACACTGGTGAGCTTGGAACAGTTGATTATGGGTGTGCAATCAGGGAACTCAAAGTATCAAGAGGAACTATATCTACGCTTTCAACCTATGATTCATAAGCTGTCCCGTTCAATGTCTTGGAACGACCGAGAGGACGCTGAGCAAGAATTGGTTTGTGAATTGTTTTTGGCGGCACATCGTTTCAAGCCTCGCACACATCGTAAGCCGTAGGTCCCCTCGGAACCGCCTCTGCGCAAAAACCAGAAAAGCAAACTCCTGTACTGAAATTGAGCGGGTTTCCGTCGTTTGGCAGGATCTTAGGCTTCGGCTTGGGATCTTTCATTTTATGCGCACATATCGCGTCACCAACTGCTCCATCAGGAAGTCACTTCTGTGTTCTGGTGAGGGTTACCTTTCCTCCATTTGACGTCTTTATATATAGCAACGGACAAGACATGGAAAGGAGGTGACCTGAATGAACAATAACGACCTCATCGTGATTCTCCTGTTGATGATTCTAATCAATCAGCAAAAAACAAGTTCGGATTGACGCATGGACTGTGTATGATGCAGAACCAATTCATGAGGCATGAAGGGGGATTCTGATGCCAAGCAACCCTGAAGCAGAGGTGGATTTTCTTCGAATTTCGGTTCCTGGCCCGATTACCGTCGATATTCTCGGTACAGAAACGATTGAATTCAACGCCCCGACACTTCGACTGACTGGGGTGGAATCACTCCACCCCGATGAACGGAACATCTTGCTCGTGATGCTCAAGCTGATAGCGGAAATGTGACGTCGGCTGTCACCGGCGGAAGACGAAGACGGACCCAAGGTTGATGGTCACGTAGGTACGGCAGGTCAATGTCATTGCAGAGGGGGTATATCGTGACTAATAAAAAAGACCCTCGCGTGGATGCCGCCGCATTCGTCTATATTCGTTCCTGCCTCATGGGGCGGGCGTATCGGTTTCGCAAACGACTGACACAAAAAGCACAGAGAGAGCTGACAGTGTTAAACGAACCGATGAGCCAAAACGAAGATGGTATCGATAGGCTGAGTTTGGTTGCGTCCTCTGATTCCCGTTACGACCCAAATTGCGTAGCTGAACGGATGACGTTGCAAAATGCGATGCAGTATCTGACAGCAAATGAAAGACGAATCATCACAGCCCTATATTTTGACGGTGAAACGGTCGTGACCCTGTGTGAGACACTTCGAATCTCTAAAAATTCAGTCCTAAAGACCAAACGAAAGGCGCTTAGAAAAATGAGAATCACCCTGCAAAAAATCGTATCTGCAGCAGAGGAGGAAAAATCATGAAAGACGAGGTTGAGGATAGGCATGAAACATCCATTTACGTGAAGAAAGTTGAATCGCGCGTCGACGCGGAAGCGGAGCAAGGAGAAGGTCCTGCCGCAGCGTGTGCAAGCAGCTCTGCAACCGGCGAAAAAACCACCAGCACGAGCTCTGTGTCTGTAGCAGTGAGTCCCTATGGTGCTGCTGCGGCCTGCAACATCGGTGTCGTCGCAGTGGGGCCGTACGGAGCCGCGGCAGCCAGCGAGATAGGCGTCGCAGCCGTCGGACCAAAGGGAGCAGCAGCCACCAGCAATGCGGCAAACTCGAGTCAAGTGACGATTGACGGAAGCGGGCAGCACGCACTCAACACGATTCATAAAGGCATGACGTAAAAGGAGTTGAACAGACATGTTGCGCCTGCTCATGATGATGCTGATAGGGCTGTTTGCGCAATTGCTAGACGGATCTCTTGGTATGTCCTACGGCGTGTCGACAACAACATTTCTTCTCGTGGCCGGTCTATCGCCGGCCGCAGCGTCTTCCATTTCACACATGGCAGGCGTCGGAACGACGACCGCGTCAGGGATATCTCACTGGCGATTCCACAACCTGAACAAGCATCTCGTAAAGTGGATTATGGTGCCCGGGGCGGTGGGCGCGTTTGTCGGCGCTTTTCTCTTAACCAGTATCCCCGGGAACATCGTCAGACCGTATATTTCTGGCTTTCTGTTGCTGCTCGGAGGTTACATTTTGGTTCGTTTCGTCATTGGACAGCGACGTCGCGTCAAACATGAACGGGTCAACTCAAGTGGCAACATCACTTTGAAAAAGCGATTCCTTATACCCCTGGCGTTATTTGCCGGATTCATGGATACAGTTGGCGGCGGCGGATGGGGGCCGCTCATGACCCCGGTACTGCTGACTTATCGAACGATGAAAGCTCGCAGGGTGATTGGGTCCGTGGATACCAGCGAAATTGCCGTCGTATGTGCGGGTGCAGTCGCATTTGTGATTGCCCTGGGCTTTCACGGTGTTCACTGGACGTGGGTGCTGGCGCTTATGACTGGCGGCGTGATTGCAGCACCTGTGGCTGCGTGGATAGTTCGCGTGATTCCGGAGTTCATTCTCGGAGTACTGGTAGGCGGCATGATTATTCTGATGAATGCCCGTACTTTGTTGCACTCAGGAAACTGGTTTCCTGCATCATGGGACCCGGCTGTCTATTCGTCGGTCGTGACACTATGGTTTTGCGCCATTGCGTTTACGCTCTGGCGCCATCATCAATCACCACCAACCAAGTCGTAATGCCTCAGTACCACGTGCCCGTGTTTCGGCGCAATGCAAGCGAACAGCACCGAGGAGCACCGCAGGGACCGAACTTCCGGCCACTATGTGAGGTGTTGACAATGCTACACACGGCCAAGGGAATCTGGGATGATTTTAACCTGTGGGTTGGAACAAAGATCTCCGTATTCTTATCAAGCATGGGTGGGTTCTGGATTATCCTCATGCTGACCGTCGTCCCGCTCGTCAAAGACCGTCCTCACGGGCTCATCGCGTGGACGATGTATGTCATCCAAACCATTTTTCAGGGAGCCGCCCTGCCCCTCCTCGGGTACGTTGCCGACAGGGGGTCCAAAGAAGTCGGTAAGCTCATTCGAGAAATGCACGATATGATACTCGGCAGGATAAATGAACGCATCGATAACATCGAAAACAGTGTCACGAAGCAAAACGAGGAGTTAAAGGTGGTGCTCAAAGAAATCCACGAGCATACACGAGGCAAAAAATAACGAGCCTGATTACGTCACTTCAAGGAGTTGATGCATCGTGAAATTCAAAATATACTTCACCAGCGGACAAACGGTTGAGTTTGAAACCAATCAGTTTAGGGCGTTTGACACATTCATTGGCCAGTTATCGCAAATCCAACCCGGCCATTTCCTGACCATTGATGCATCTCGTTCCATTGCCAGAGACCATGTCCAGTTCATCGAACAACTTGACGACTAACACACGGGCCCGCGCACGCGGGCCTATTTTTTCAGCAATACCCGAGCACTGGCCTCATCAAGGACAATGGTCACATCGCGATGCAACTGCAGAATGCTTGCGGGGATGTCTGTGCGCACCTCACCCTGAATCGCGCGCGCTACAATGTCTGCCTTTTCCTCACCGAACGCCATCAACACAATCTGCTTTGCCTGTAGAATCGCCTGAACCCCCATCGTGATGGCGGATTTCGGGACCTCATCAAGGCTTTGAAAGAACTTTGCGTTATGCGCGATGGTCTCTGGTGTCAAATGTACGACATGGGTTTTTGATTGGAGAAGATGGTTCGGCTCATTGAAGCCCACGTGTCCATTGACGCCAATGCCGAGCAGTTGAAAATCAATCGGATGGCGACTGAGAATTTCGTCATACCGTGCACACTCGACGTCGAGATTGATGGCTGCTCCGTTCGGTATATACGTATTCTCCGGTTCGATACCGATGTCATCGAACAGGTTCTCACGCATGAATTGGTGGTAGCTCTGCGGATGACGAGCTTCAAGGCCGACGTATTCGTCGAGGTTAATGGTGATGCATCGCGATAGGTCAAGTCCGCAGTGTTCCAGTCGTACGAGTGCCTGATAGAAAGGCAAAACGGTGCGCCCGGTTGCCAATCCAAGGACTGGGCACTCGGTTTCATGAACGACTCGCTCCGCAAGGGCTGCCGCATACAGGCCTGCATCATGTTCGGATTCAAAGACTCGGATTTTCAATCCCTTATACCTCCTGTGGGCGGAGCACTGATGAAATAACGTTCGAACAACGTTCCAAGATATCGAAGCAACCGGGTACGGACTGTACCGCATCTGTGCTGCATCAAGAGCGATTCTAGACGCTTCCCATCATTGCACTTGAACGCATATCACGCGCGATGGACCAGACGACCTCGGACGACCGTATGTGTTACTTGCCAGGCGTCATCAACAGCGATGAGATTCGCCGGAGCACCAACCGCAATTCGTCCGTGAGGCAGGTTGAGCAGTCTCGATTGGTTTAATGAAGTGACCTGATGCACATCGCTCTGTTGCAGTGCCTGAATCCCAAGCAGGTTCCTCACAGCCCTGTCGACCGTCAAAGTGCTGCCAGCAAGTGTACCGTCTGCCAATCTCACAGCACCGTTTTTGACAAAAACAGTGTGTCCTGCGGAACCGTACTCTCCCTCTGGCATATCGGCGGCTTTCACGGCGTCTGTAATGAGCATCACGTGCTCAGGACCTTTCGCTCGGATGGCTGTCCGCAGCATCAGCGGATGGACGTGAATCAAGTCGGCAATCAGTTCCACCATCACCCTGTCATCGCCCAGTGCAGTACCCGCGAGTCCTGGTTCACGATGACCAGCCGGACTCATGGCGTTGAACAGGTGAGTGACACTCCGTGCTCCCCATTCAATCGCTTTAGAGACCTGTGCTGACGTCGCGTTGCAGTGACCCATGGCCACAATAACACCTTGCTTTACCGCCAGCTTCAGTAAAGGCTCTGCCCCCTCCACCTCAGGCGCCATTGTCATGTAGCGGATGGCCCCGCTGGAACGTGATTGCCAGCGTTCGAACAGCTCCGTACTCGGTGGGATAATGTACTCTTTCGGCTGTGCCCCAGGCTTACTCGGATTGATGAACGGCCCCTCGAGGTGAAAGCCCAGCACTTCCGCACCATTGCGTACGCGGCCCGGTTCATAGGCAGTAAAGACCTTGTCAAGCGCCTCTGGTGATGCGGTGACGGTCGTCAAGAGAAGTCCTGTAGTCCCGTGTTTGGCATGGGTCCATGCCATGTGTTCAAATGCTTCTTCGGTGCCATCCATCACCTCAGCCCCACCGCCTCCGTGGACGTGGACGTCAATGTACCCAGGGAGCAGGTTGCCGTCCGTCTGGATGTGCGTCGCGCCGGTAAAGTCAGTGCTCGTCAGGTCTCCGACGGCCGTGATGAACCCGTCTTCCATCTTGATTTGCGTCACCTGTCCGTCAATCTTTCCGCTCATAATGACGGTACTCATCTTTGCACCTCCGCAAAGCTACGTATCGACTCGAAACCCACGATTGCTGTGTACCGTATGAAGGGAACAAAGGACCTTTATTGTCAAATCCGCAGTGCCCCGGTCTGCGCCTTGTACTCTGCCAACGTTTGTGCGTTATACTCTTTCGCACCATCCAGATTGCCGCTCATCATAATTGGCGGTCGCTTGCCTCGCTTCGTAATTTCAGTTGCGACCTCAGCGACAATCGCCTGGACAATAAAAGTTCCCACAACACTAGATGTAGCGGCAGCTTTCACAGGTAAACCGTCCAGCGGGATGACCGCATCGCCCGGTGTACCATGGTTATCAATCACGATGTCCACAACATCGTAAAGTTTCAAATTGTCCGGATGACGGGAGCTGACAGAATTCATATGAGCCATCGAAGTAACGCCGACGACCTTCATACCCCGCTTGCGCGCGGCGATGGCCATCTCAATGGGAACTGCATTTCGGCCGGAGTTCGAGAAGATGAACATCACATCTCCTGCCTTCACTGGCTCACCCTCCAGCAACACCTCGGCAAGGCCTGTCAAGCGTTCCATCCGGCTGCTTTTTGGGGCGTCGATGTGAAGCATTAAGGAACTGTCAAGAATCGGGTTTACCGGCAGAAGGCCTCCTGCACGGTAGAACATCTCTTCGGCCAGCATGTGCGAGTGACCGGTTCCGAACACGTGCAGCAGTCCGCTGCTTAAGAGGCTCTCCGCACACCACTGCCCTACTTGCTCAATCTTCTGGCCTTCCTCGCTCA
The Alicyclobacillus curvatus genome window above contains:
- a CDS encoding universal stress protein encodes the protein MERDDDMPGKILIPINTEQSVDKVLNELKFLNPLLLNSHITLLYVQTLVYNTAVGLDAVVVTPEVEPEGLRILERGRESLGKMKLCCQTALKTGNPVQEIVQYAAKERIDLIILCRREQGLLESLLFSNMSDELIEKAATNILVVK
- a CDS encoding SIS domain-containing protein gives rise to the protein MAYQQYYDSVTKILETVMSEEGQKIEQVGQWCAESLLSSGLLHVFGTGHSHMLAEEMFYRAGGLLPVNPILDSSLMLHIDAPKSSRMERLTGLAEVLLEGEPVKAGDVMFIFSNSGRNAVPIEMAIAARKRGMKVVGVTSMAHMNSVSSRHPDNLKLYDVVDIVIDNHGTPGDAVIPLDGLPVKAAATSSVVGTFIVQAIVAEVATEITKRGKRPPIMMSGNLDGAKEYNAQTLAEYKAQTGALRI
- the nagB gene encoding glucosamine-6-phosphate deaminase; the encoded protein is MRYSPYPVASISWNVVRTLFHQCSAHRRYKGLKIRVFESEHDAGLYAAALAERVVHETECPVLGLATGRTVLPFYQALVRLEHCGLDLSRCITINLDEYVGLEARHPQSYHQFMRENLFDDIGIEPENTYIPNGAAINLDVECARYDEILSRHPIDFQLLGIGVNGHVGFNEPNHLLQSKTHVVHLTPETIAHNAKFFQSLDEVPKSAITMGVQAILQAKQIVLMAFGEEKADIVARAIQGEVRTDIPASILQLHRDVTIVLDEASARVLLKK
- a CDS encoding sulfite exporter TauE/SafE family protein, which gives rise to MLRLLMMMLIGLFAQLLDGSLGMSYGVSTTTFLLVAGLSPAAASSISHMAGVGTTTASGISHWRFHNLNKHLVKWIMVPGAVGAFVGAFLLTSIPGNIVRPYISGFLLLLGGYILVRFVIGQRRRVKHERVNSSGNITLKKRFLIPLALFAGFMDTVGGGGWGPLMTPVLLTYRTMKARRVIGSVDTSEIAVVCAGAVAFVIALGFHGVHWTWVLALMTGGVIAAPVAAWIVRVIPEFILGVLVGGMIILMNARTLLHSGNWFPASWDPAVYSSVVTLWFCAIAFTLWRHHQSPPTKS
- a CDS encoding PQQ-dependent sugar dehydrogenase; the protein is MNSERKLHPGDIGLPAGYHIDVFAKDLTTPINLVFSPTGEMYLADAGVSDGNGKILKRTGNEFEVIADGFTPPVTGIQYYRNNIYVSHRGCVTIVRPDGQKEDILTGLPSHGDHHNNQVVFGRDGKMYFGQGNPTNSGVVGEDNDWVSKYPFFHDYPGQSIRLVGQNFATADIRTPKAVGERAYTGAYSPFGIPSKPNEKVKGIALATGSVLRANPDGSNLELVAWGLRNPFRMKFDAKQRLYATNHGMDERGSRPIANSPDEFQLIRPGAWYGFPDYTGGMPVTLPQFQAKGRSQPSFLLTRHPMTPPVPVAIFKPHSAAMGFDLNYNPHFGPIGDVYVAEYGPGRPSPTPAPGLGHRVSKIDPRTGRIQPFAVNLSGYFATFSGDGGLERPIDVVFGLDGNMYVVDMGIGSESGGFVPKTGVIWRIWRA
- the nagA gene encoding N-acetylglucosamine-6-phosphate deacetylase gives rise to the protein MSGKIDGQVTQIKMEDGFITAVGDLTSTDFTGATHIQTDGNLLPGYIDVHVHGGGGAEVMDGTEEAFEHMAWTHAKHGTTGLLLTTVTASPEALDKVFTAYEPGRVRNGAEVLGFHLEGPFINPSKPGAQPKEYIIPPSTELFERWQSRSSGAIRYMTMAPEVEGAEPLLKLAVKQGVIVAMGHCNATSAQVSKAIEWGARSVTHLFNAMSPAGHREPGLAGTALGDDRVMVELIADLIHVHPLMLRTAIRAKGPEHVMLITDAVKAADMPEGEYGSAGHTVFVKNGAVRLADGTLAGSTLTVDRAVRNLLGIQALQQSDVHQVTSLNQSRLLNLPHGRIAVGAPANLIAVDDAWQVTHTVVRGRLVHRA